The genome window CGATGCTGTTTACGAACTTCCGTACATGCGAACGTGGCATCCCATGTATGAAAAATACGGTGGGGTTCCAGCCATTAAAGAAGTGGAATTCAGCATTACTACCCATCGAGGGTGCTTTGGCAGTTGTGCTTTTTGTGCCATAGCCTCTCATCAGGGACGAATGATACAGAGTCGCTCTGAAGAATCAGTGCTGAAAGAGGCGAAACTTCTCACGAAGCGTCCCGGTTTTAAGGGGTACATTCATGACGTGGGAGGTCCGACAGCCAATTTCAATAGACCATCGTGTGATGATCAGTTGAGACGAGGAACGTGTAAAAACAAGCAATGTCTGGCTCCTGCGCCGTGTAAGAACTTACATGTCGACCATGAATCTTACATTGACTTGTTGCGTAAGATACGGGCCATTCCAGGCATCAAGAAGGTCTTTATACGGTCGGGCATTCGATTCGACTACCTCTTGGCAGACAAAAAAAGCGGTTTCCTTGAAGAATTATGCCGATATCATATCAGCGGTCAGCTTAAAGTTGCTCCGGAACACGTTTCAAATACGGTGCTCGAGTTGATGGGCAAATCGGGACGGCGCGTTTACGAGCGCTTCATGAGAGAGTACGAAGAGATGAATAAGAAAATTGGAAAGAAACAATATCTCGTGCCGTATTTTATATCGAGCCATCCGGGAGCTGGTCTGAAAGAGGCGATAGAGCTTGCGGAATTTGTTCGTGATCTGAACTTTATGCCCGAGCAGGTGCAGGATTTTATTCCGACGCCGGGAAGCCTTTCGACGTGCATGTATTACACAGAGCTGAACCCTCTAACTGGAGAACCGGTCTATGTGCCCAAAAGCAACCAAGAAAGAAAAATGCAACGTGCTCTCTTGCAATATCGCAACCCTTCGAATCACAAATTGGTACGAGAAGCCTTACGAATTGCAGGTCGTGAAGATCTCATTGGTTGTGATGAAAAATGTCTTGTTCCTCCAGAAAAGGGGGAGGAAAAACAAGGTGGCGTAAAACAAAGTGGTGGAAAGCAGAAGGTGAGGCGGAGTTCCAGACAAAACTTCAGAAGGAGCAAGCCCAAAAGGGGGCGCTAGAGAGATGAGAAAGTATTCTTTTCTTTTAGCTTGTGTATTTGCTTTCTTTGCTGCTATGGCAGGCAGTCTATGGTATTTGAATACGCGTGAAGAGAGAGGCATTCAGGAGCAGGCTCAGCCGCGGCCTCAGCTCAATGCTTCTTCAGTTGAAAGCAAGCCTCCGAAAGATACGGTCAATCTTCCGTCTTCTTCTCAGCCAACGAAACCTGGACAAAACATAATAGCCGCTCCTCAAACTGAGCAGGAGCCAATTCCTAAGGTGGAAATAAAACACCCTCCACAGGAGGTTCTTCCCAAACAAAAAACAAGGGAAGAGGAACTTCGCGATCTAAAAGCTCAGATACAACCGAAAGAAACGCCTAAAGATGAAGTGGTTTCTATTCCTGTAGCTGACGATCTCATAGAGAAAGGGAAAAAGATCAAACAGTCAATAGAAGATGAGGCTAAAGACGCCATGCAAGACGCTATTGATGTCTTACCTGGCGTGGATGCTGAAATAGCAGATGCCGATCTTGGTGTATCTGGAAGTAAGGTGAGTCTTAATTTCACTATACCAGCAGATCGAATAAAGCTCCTTGGCAAATTACCGCCCGACCCTGAAAAAACAAAAAAGTCATCAGAAGAAGTAGTTTCTGATGACATTATCTCTTGCGATATATCTTCTAAAGATAGAAAATAGTCTTAATTATTCATCGCTTTTATCTTTGCAACAAAAGTTGCTGCATGTTGAAACAAAATAGGGCCTGTTTCGGTGAGCAAGACGGCGAAAAAGATGAGAGAGCACCCAAGCACCATCTGAGGAGTAAAGATTTCGCCAAGAAATAGAATTCCAGACAGGGCTCCGAATACAGATTCCAGGCTCAGCAAAATGGACGCGTGGGTGGACGGCGTGAATTTCTGAGCTGCATTTTGTACAGAAAGAGCAAAGACAGTACAAAGAAGCACGGTAAAGGCAATACTCCACCATGCGCTTGGAGCTATTGCTGCACCAGGCCATTCTTCGAGAAGTATGGCGCTTATGAAACTAAGCAGCGCGGTAGTTCCAATTTGAAGAGTGGCCAGGGCGAGAGGATCCATTTTCGGGGCAAAGCGTTCAATGGCAAGTATATGGCATGCGAAAAAGAGTGCGCAGAATAGTGTGAGAAAGTCTCCGTAGTTCAGATTGGAGAAGGCGTCTCCGTTCCCTTGAAGGGTAAGGAGTCCCATTCCTCCCAGACATATGAGAGACGCAATAATTGAAATATACCCCGGAAATATCTTTTTAAGAGCCCACGAAAGGAACGGAACAATGACAACGTATGTTGCCGTTATAAATGCCTGTTTCCCGGCCGTTGTGTAATTTAGGCCGATTGTCTGGGTAGCGAACCCGAGAAAGAGAAAAAGCCCTACGAGAAGGCCGGCTTTTATATCGTTGGCTTTCAGCTTTTGCAAACGCTTTCTGAAAATAAGAGACATAAGAACGAAAGACGCAGTAAAGCGGATGGCAAGTAACCAATAGGGGGTAAAACTATTCAGAGCATCTTTCATCGCAACAAAACCAAAGCCCCAGAATAATGCAATAAGAACGAGGGCGCTGTCGGCAAGTAAAACTTTATGTCGAGTCATCCAAGACATTATTTTGTCACTCCAATTCATTTTATACGTTCTTGACACTGAGATTTTAACACACACCGCTTAATTTCATTGGCATACGAATTATAAACTATAGTTAAGAGTTGCAATAGTTATAAATTTAACAAAACAACTACAGGAAGATAACATCGTCTTGAATGTGATGATAAGGAGTTTTGTGCACCTTGTATTAAATGAAACTTTTATTTACAAAAGAAAGTTGGACAGAGTATAATGTATGCGCGTTTCACATTCTCAATGCAAGGGGGTGTAATGCTTGTTTGTTTTTGTCACATCCTTTCTAATGTATCTGTTGCTTGTATGGTCTGGAGGCACGATCAATGTAGTAGAGATAGGTATTGCTTTAATTCTTGCTACTATACTTGCTTTTGCTTCCCATACATGGAACCCCTCAAAACCTTTCAGTTTCAGGGCGTTGAATCCTTTGCGCTGGATCACTTTTGTTTATTACGTTTGCGTTCCTTTTGCAATAGGGCTCATCAAGGCGAATTTCGATGTGGCGATGAGAGTTATTACCGGCCACATCAATCCTGGAATAGTCAAGCTTGAACCTGGCCTGAAAAGTGATTTAGCAAAGACCATACTTGCTGATTCGATTACGTTGACTCCAGGCACACTGACAGTGGATGTGGACGATGATGGTGCTTTCTATATCCATTGGATCAATGTTCTGGACGTGTCTCCAGACGAAAAGCAGGTGTATGGGTCTTTTGCACATTGGGCAAGGAGGTTAGCGGATTGAGTATTCAGCTATTAATGTGGGGAGCCGTAGTGTTGGGTATAGTTGCTATCGTTATTTTGGGCCGCCTTATAGCTGGACCAACAATACCGGATAGAGCTGTTGCCCTCGATACGGTTAATACCCTGGTTGTTGCGATGATGATTTTGTTGTCAGCTGTCTTTGATTCAGTGGTTATGGTCGACGTGGCTATTGTGTATGCTGCCCTTTCTTTTGTGGGAACAATGTTTATCGCCCGTTTTATCGAAGGGGGAATGT of Aminobacterium sp. MB27-C1 contains these proteins:
- a CDS encoding monovalent cation/H+ antiporter complex subunit F — its product is MWGAVVLGIVAIVILGRLIAGPTIPDRAVALDTVNTLVVAMMILLSAVFDSVVMVDVAIVYAALSFVGTMFIARFIEGGM
- a CDS encoding Na+/H+ antiporter subunit E produces the protein MFVFVTSFLMYLLLVWSGGTINVVEIGIALILATILAFASHTWNPSKPFSFRALNPLRWITFVYYVCVPFAIGLIKANFDVAMRVITGHINPGIVKLEPGLKSDLAKTILADSITLTPGTLTVDVDDDGAFYIHWINVLDVSPDEKQVYGSFAHWARRLAD
- a CDS encoding DMT family transporter is translated as MSWMTRHKVLLADSALVLIALFWGFGFVAMKDALNSFTPYWLLAIRFTASFVLMSLIFRKRLQKLKANDIKAGLLVGLFLFLGFATQTIGLNYTTAGKQAFITATYVVIVPFLSWALKKIFPGYISIIASLICLGGMGLLTLQGNGDAFSNLNYGDFLTLFCALFFACHILAIERFAPKMDPLALATLQIGTTALLSFISAILLEEWPGAAIAPSAWWSIAFTVLLCTVFALSVQNAAQKFTPSTHASILLSLESVFGALSGILFLGEIFTPQMVLGCSLIFFAVLLTETGPILFQHAATFVAKIKAMNN
- a CDS encoding YgiQ family radical SAM protein, with the translated sequence MTHTFLPVSRKDMKDRGWKDFDFLFISGDAYVDHPSFGHAIISRVLESAGFKVGIIAQPDWHDTKDFARLGRPKLGVLVAAGNLDSMLNKLTASKKSRSTDSYSPGGKAGRRPDRATIVYCNRIRELWKDIPIVIGGIEASLRRFAHYDYWSDAVRRSILIDSQADLLVYGMGEKQIVHIAELLRDGIPVSEIRDIQGTCYKTESLERLWDYVECPSFEKVNKDKKAFAEAFRLQYLEQDPIRGKTVIQQHEHFYVVQNPPTMPMTAAELDAVYELPYMRTWHPMYEKYGGVPAIKEVEFSITTHRGCFGSCAFCAIASHQGRMIQSRSEESVLKEAKLLTKRPGFKGYIHDVGGPTANFNRPSCDDQLRRGTCKNKQCLAPAPCKNLHVDHESYIDLLRKIRAIPGIKKVFIRSGIRFDYLLADKKSGFLEELCRYHISGQLKVAPEHVSNTVLELMGKSGRRVYERFMREYEEMNKKIGKKQYLVPYFISSHPGAGLKEAIELAEFVRDLNFMPEQVQDFIPTPGSLSTCMYYTELNPLTGEPVYVPKSNQERKMQRALLQYRNPSNHKLVREALRIAGREDLIGCDEKCLVPPEKGEEKQGGVKQSGGKQKVRRSSRQNFRRSKPKRGR